Sequence from the Nocardia cyriacigeorgica GUH-2 genome:
GACTGGGCGGCATCGACGCTGCGGCTGGCCGACAAATTGCAGGACTGGCAGCCGCGCGACGGCGTGCGGTACGGGGCGGTGTCGTCGTTCGGGGTCGCGGGCACCAACGCGCACGCGGTGCTCGCCATGCCGGAACAGGAGAACCATGTCTAGCCATCGTCTTCCGGACGGAACCATCCCGGTCCTGCTGTCCTCGGACACCGACGACTCGCTGCGCCGCGAGGCCGCCGCGATCGGCGACTACGTCGACGCCCGGCCCGCCATCACTCCCGCCGAAGTCGCCGCCCAGCTGCTGCGCACCCGCGTCCCGCGGCGGCGTCGCGCGCTGGCCATGGTGACCGACCGCGGTCAGCTGCTCGCGGCCCTGCGCGCGATCGCCGCCGGCGAACCGCATCCCTTGGTCGTCACCTCGGCCGCATCGGCCAGGCCGCGCAAGATCGCCTACGTCTTCCCCGGGCAGGGCAGTCAGCGCCCGGGCATGGGCCGGATGTTCTACGAGCATTCGCCGGTGTTCCGCGCCGCGGTCGACGAATGCGAGGCGGTGTTCCAGGAGCTGTTCAGCATCTCGCCGCTGGCCTACCTGCTCGACGACGGTGACGCCGTCGACGAGGTGACCATCGTCCAGCCCGCGCTGTTCATGCAGATGATCGGCCTGGCCGCGATCTGGCGGGCCGTCGGTGTGGAGCCGGCGGCGACGGTCGGGCACAGCCAGGGCGAGATCGCGGCCGCGGTGGTGTCGGGGGTCATGTCGCTGGCCGACGGCGTCCGCGTGGTCACCCTGCGCGCCCAGCTGGTCGAGGAACTGTGCCCGGAGGGCGGCACCGACGGGCAGTATTCGATGGCCGTGCTCGGCCTCGACCGCGACGAATGCGAGGCGCTGATCGCGCGCAGTTCCGCGTGGGCGGAGCTGTCGGTGGTGAACTCCGCGCATGTGCTGGCCATCTCCGGTGAGCGCGAGGCCGTGGTGAACATGGTGCAGACGCTCAACGACCAGGGCACCTTCGCCAAGGAGATCCGGGTGGCGTACCCGGCGCACACCTCCTACGTCAGCAAGTTCCGGTCCGAATTCTGTCACGGTATGGCCGGCAAACTGGATCGCCCGGAATTCCTGCCGACCGAGATCGACTGCATCGGCGCCACCCTCGGCGGACCCATCACCCCCGACCTGCCGATCGGCGACTACTGGTTCTGGAACCTGCGCAACCGGGTGCGCTTCGACCTGGCCATCATCGACGCCGCCGAACGTGGGGTCGACACCTTCATCGAGATCGCCGACCATCCCGCGCTGATGATCGCGATCATGGAGAACCTGAGCCAGGTGCCCGGCGACCGGGAGTTCCAGCCCATCGGCACCTCCCGCCGTTCGGCCGAGGACCTCGGCGAATTCACCCGCAACCTCGCCACCATCGCCGTCGGTGATCTCGACTTCGATTGGGACGGTCTGCGGGGCGCGGACACGAACGTGCGTCCGCCGCTGCCGCTGCTGGATTTCCCGAACACCGAGATGAACTCCAAGCCCATGTGGGCGCCGTTCGCCTACCCCGAGCCGGAAGCCGAGCCGGCCGCGGTCCCCGCCCGGCTGGTGGAGCAGTGGGTGCGGCTGGAGAAGCGCACGCTGGTGCCGCCGCGCACGCTCACCCTGATCGACCCCACCGGACGCTGCGGTGAGCTGGCCGACGCGGTGCGCGCGGGCGCGGCCCGGCAGGGCGCCAAGATCGTCGACGCACCAGCCGCTTTCGATACCGCCGTGGTGCTGCTGCCGCAGGCCTCCGATGACACGACCGAATCCGCCGTCGCCGAACTGGCCGCCTTCGCCGACCAGAGCTGGCTGCCCGACCTCGCCGGCGTGGACGATATCTGGCTGGTCACCACCGGAGGCGAAGCCGTCACCGGCGAGGAACAGCCCGACCTGTTCCAGGCCGCGGCACAGGCCGGATTCCGTTGTCTGGCACCCGAACACCTCGGCGTGCGCTTCCGCCACGTCGACCTGGCACCAGGTGCGGACGCCGCGGCCTCGGCCAAGGCGCTGCTCGGCGCGGTGCATACCGCGGGTGAGCCGGAATTGGCCATCCGCGCGGGCGGCACCTACGGTAAACGGCTCACCGTCGACGAAGCCGCGGCCCTCGATCCCGGCACGCCGCGCGAGATCGTGATCGCCGGTGGCACCGGCAAACTCGGCCTCGACATCTGCGAGCGCTTCGCCCGCGCGGGAGCCGGCCGCATCACGTTGATCAGCCGTTCCGGCGGCAATGCCGACGCCCTCGCGCGCATCGCCGAACTGCGCGACCTCGGGAGCACCGAGATCGTGGTGCGCACCGGCGACGTCACCGACGCCGAATCCGTGCGGGCGCTGGCCGCCGATCACGGCGCCGCCCCGGTCGACCTGCTGGTACACGCGACCGTCGACTACGCCGCCGCCGCAGCCGAACTCACCCCCGAGACGGTGCGCGCGGCCGCCGCCGCCAAGCTCGGCGCCCTCGACAACCTGCTGCGCGAGCTGCCGCTGGCCGAAGACGGCCGGGTGCTGCTGTGCTCGTCGCTGTCGGCCACCATCGGCGGGCGCGGGCATCTGCTCTACGCCGCCGTCAACCGGATGCTCGACGCCGCCGCCGCCCGGCTGCGCGCGCAGGGCATCGCCTGCTCGTCGGTGCAGTGGGGCCTGTGGCGCGAGGTCGGCGCCGATCAGGCCGACGCACTGGCCCAGATCAGCGGCACCGGGCTGTACCCGATGGACGTCGACGCGTCGATCGCGGCCGGTTTCACCGGCACCGCCGCGAACGCTCTCGTGGTGGCGGCGGATTGGGGCCGGGTCGCGACGCTGTTCGAGATGTTCGGCTTCGGGCCGCTGTTCGATCAGGTGCGGGAGCTGGAGCCGCCCGCGCTGCCCGAACCTCGGCACACCGCCCGCCCGACGGCTGAACCGGTGGCCGAGACTCCGGCGGCCGCACCCCAACCCGAAGCAGCGGCGCCCTCGCCAGGCGGCGACACCGCCGAACGCGTCCGCTACGCCCTGCGTTCGGTGATGGGCATGGACGCCACCGAAACCATCGACGGCTCGACGCCGTTGGTCGCGCTCGGCCTGGATTCGTTGCAGGCGCTCGACCTGCGCAAACGGATCGAGTCTGATTTGAAACGCGATGTGCCCGTCACCGCGATCCTCGGCGGGGCGTCCTTGGACGAGGTGGTGTCGCTGCTCGGCTGAGCGGCGCGGGATGAGGTTTCGCCGGCCATCAGCACCGGAAAGCAAAGCAGGGGAGTGAACTCCAGGATGGAGCAGCAAGTGTCAGGATCGGATGCGGCGATCGTCGTCGAATCGGTCGAAAAGTCCTTCGGCGAGGTCAAAGCCTTGCGCGGCATCAGCTTCGGCGTGCCCGCGGGCAGTGTGCTCGGCGTACTCGGGCCCAACGGCGCCGGCAAGACCACTACCGTCTCGGTGCTGTCGACTCTGGTCAAGCCCGATGCCGGGCGGGCGACGGTGGCCGGGTTCGACGTGGTCACCCAGGCCGAGCGGGTGCGGGAGTCGATCATGCTCACCGGCCAGTACGCGGCGCTGGACGAAATGCTCACCGGCCGGGAGAACCTGGTGCTGTTCGGGCGGCTGATGGGCCTGCGCCGCAAGGCGGCCCGGCAGCGCGCCGACGAACTCCTGGAACGCTTCACCCTCACCGAGGCCGCCGACCGCCGCGTCGGCCAGTACTCCGGCGGAATGCGCCGCCGCATCGACATCGCCTGCGGACTGGTGCGCTCCCCGCGCGTGGTGTTCCTGGACGAGCCCACCACCGGCCTCGACCCCGTCAGCAGGCAGAACCTGTGGACGCTGGTGCGTGAACTCAAGCAGCAGGGCGTCACCATCCTGCTCACCACCCAGTACCTCGAAGAGGCCGACGCGCTCAGCGACAACATCATCGTCGTCGACAAGGGCACCGTCATCGCCGAAGGCACCGCCGACGAGCTCAAGGCGCGCTCGGGTTCCAGCTACTGCGAGGTCGTCCCGGTCGATGCCGGCGATGTGCCCGCCGTGGTCGCCGCGCTCAGCGAGCTGGGCGCTTGCACCGTCGCCGAATCCGCCGACCGGGTCTCGCTGCCCGCGCCCGACGGTGCCGTCACGCTGTCGGAGGCGCTGAACCGGATCACCGCCGCCGACATCGAACTCATCGATATCGCGCTGCGCCGCCCGTCGCTGGACGAGGTGTTCATCCAGCTCACCAAGCCCGCCGAGGCCGTCGAGGTGTCGGCATGAGCGCGTCCGCAATCGGTTCCGGTGGCCGGCGGGTCGTGGCATGACCAGCACCGACGTCATGACAGACCACGTGAAGTCCGGCGCGGGGGACGCGGCGGCGGAGCCGTCGGCATTGCGAGTCCCGCCTGGCTTGCAGTGGAGCGCGCTGAGCGAGCGCGGCATCCGGGCCGCGATTCGCGAAGGCGATCTCGTCCTCGGATTCGCCTCCCCGCTCGTCTTCTTCGTCTGTTTCTATGTGCCGTTGCGCAAGTCGATGGAGGCCGTCGGCATCGACTACGCGCAGTATCTGCTGCTGCTGATCGTGGTGCAGTCGATGTTCTTCACCTCGATGTTCGCCGGCGACCGGGCCGCGCGTGAGGTCGCGGGCGGAATGGGCACCCGGCTGCGGGCCATGCCGGTGCGGGCGTGGGTGCCGCCGGCCGCGCGGATGGCATCGAACCTGGTCCGGGCGCTGTCGGCGCTGATCGGTGCGCTGGTCATCGGCACGATCTTCGGATTCCGGTTCCACGGCATCGGACCGGCACTGGTATTCGTCGCGGTGGCACTGGCGTTCGGCGCGGCGCTGGTGGTGGCCGCCGACGCACTCGGCACCTACACCGCCAATCCCGAACTCGGCGCCACGGTGCTGTTCGCGCCGCAGCTGCTGCTGGTCATGATGTCCACCGGCTTCGTTCCGGCCGAAGGGTTCCCGGGCTGGATCCAGCCGTTCGTCCGCAACCAGCCGGTCTCCCAGGTGACCGACGCTCTGCGCGGGCTGGCCGACGGCCGGTTCACCGCCGAGCTGACGGTGGCGGGCGTGTGGATCGCGGGGATGCTGGTCTTCGCCGCGGTGGTGTCGGTGTGGGTGGAAAGGAAGCGCCGGTGAACGCGCTGGTCGATCAGAGCCTGGTGGAGACCGGGCGGCTGCTGCGCCGCTGGAGCCGTCAGCAGGAGGTGCTGACCAGCACGCTGGTACTGCCGATCCTGTTGCTGCTCATGTACAAACTCGTGCTCGGCAAAACCCTCGGCGCGGTGGGCGGCGTGGAACCGATTTACGGTTTCGTGCCGATGATCGCCGTCGCCGGCGCCATGTACGGCGCGATGGGCACCGGCATGTCGCTGTTCGGGGAACGCGAAAGCGGTCTGCTGCGCCGCTTCTGGGTGCTGCCGGTGCATCGCGGTGCCGGACTCATCGGCCGCCTGCTCGCCGAATGTGTGCGCGCCTTCGCCGCCACCGTCGTCGTGATCGTGGTGGGCATGCTGCTGGGCCTGCGCTTCCAGAATGGCTGGCTCGGTGTCTTCGGTGTGCTCGCGGTGCCGGTGATCGTGATCGCCGGATTCACCCCGCTGGTCGTCATGGTCGGTGTGAGCCGCATCGGTGGCCAGGTCACCCAGATCTTCGCCATCGTGGTGCTGGTCGGCATGTTCTTCAACTCCGGCTTCGTCGCCGTCGACAACTACCCCGGCTGGCTCCAGCCCATTGTCGCCGGCCAGCCCATGAGCTGCGCCATCGAAGCCATGCGCGGTTTCCTCCTCGGCGGCCCCATCGCCACCCCGCTACTGCAGACCATCGCCTGGTCGGCCGGGCTGATCGTGGTGTTCGGCGGACTGGCGGTGCGCGGCTACCGCAGAGCCGCCGAGAGCTGAGCGATCAGGCGGCGGGGCCTGGACCGCGCCGCCTCGGCCGCACTATTTCGCGACGGGCTCGAGCTCGCTGCCCTCGCGGACGCCGATCGACATGATGTCGCTCGGTTCGTCCAGCGTCAGCCGGTGCCAGCGGCCGCGCGGGACGATGGTCGCGGTGCCCGCGGTGAGGTGGACGGTGGTTTCTGGATCGCCGTCGGGTTCGGCGCGCAGGTACAGGCGCAGCGAGCCGGACAGGCAGCAGACGGCTTCTTCGGAGTCGGGGTGCATTTCCCAGTGGTCGGCGTGCACGTCGGCGTCGGTCTCGACGTGGAAAACGCCGAGATGCCAGCCGTCCGAGCCGCCGGCCATGCGGCGCTCGCCGTCGCTGACCTTGCCGTCGGGCTGGAAGTACAGTGCGCGGGCGAACAAGTCGATGGGTGCGATGGTCATGGGGATTCCTTTCATCGGGTAGCCGGCGCGAGCTCGTCGCCGGAGTCGGTGGGTGGGATCGATTCGGTGCGTTCGGCCGGGAGCACCAGAGCGGCCACCGCGGCGGCCGCGAGAAACAGCAGCGCGGCGGCGCCGAGCGCGACGGCATAGCCGCTGTTGAGGGTGGCCGGATCGGACGGGTCGGTGGTGCGGCTCGCCGCCAGCGTCGCCAGGGCGGCGACACCGATGCTGCCGCCGAGCTGGCGCGAACTGTTGAACACCCCCGACGCCATGCCCGCCTCGTCTGCGGTGACGCCGATCGTCGCCGCGGTGGCCACCGGCGCCAGGCACAGCCCCATCCCGAAGCCGGAGACGATCGAGGGTCCGAGCACATCGGCAACCACGCTGCCGTCCGGGCTGATCTGTGCGAACCAGAGGAAGCCCACCGCGGTGACCAGCCCGCCGACGATCAGCCAGAACCGCGGCGAACGCCCCGATTTGGTGACCAGCACCGTCCCCGCGATGACGGTCACCGAGAACGGCACGAACGCGAGACCCGTCATGCCCGCGCTCAGGCCCAGCACCTGCTGCATGTACAGCGACATCAGATAGAACGCCGCGAATTGCCCTGCCGCGGCGAGGAATACGAAGATGTTCGCGCCGCTCACCCAGCGGTTGCCGAACAGATCCAGCCGCACCAGCGGCGCCACCGCGCGACGCTCCACCAGCAGGAATCCGCCGAACAGCACCGCACCCGCCGCGAGCGTGAGCCCGGTGACGGGGGACAGCCACCCGTAATGTTCGGTGCGCACCACACCGACGACCAGCAAGCCGATACCCGCGGTCGCCGTCACCGCGCCGAGATAATCCAGCGGTTCCCGCTCGCCCCGCCGTGCATCCCGCGTCACCCCCGCCGCCACGGCCACCAGCGCGACCGCCACGATCGGCACATTGATCAGCATCACCCAGCGCCAATCGGCGTACTCGGTGAGCAGT
This genomic interval carries:
- the nbtC gene encoding nocobactin polyketide synthase NbtC, encoding MSSHRLPDGTIPVLLSSDTDDSLRREAAAIGDYVDARPAITPAEVAAQLLRTRVPRRRRALAMVTDRGQLLAALRAIAAGEPHPLVVTSAASARPRKIAYVFPGQGSQRPGMGRMFYEHSPVFRAAVDECEAVFQELFSISPLAYLLDDGDAVDEVTIVQPALFMQMIGLAAIWRAVGVEPAATVGHSQGEIAAAVVSGVMSLADGVRVVTLRAQLVEELCPEGGTDGQYSMAVLGLDRDECEALIARSSAWAELSVVNSAHVLAISGEREAVVNMVQTLNDQGTFAKEIRVAYPAHTSYVSKFRSEFCHGMAGKLDRPEFLPTEIDCIGATLGGPITPDLPIGDYWFWNLRNRVRFDLAIIDAAERGVDTFIEIADHPALMIAIMENLSQVPGDREFQPIGTSRRSAEDLGEFTRNLATIAVGDLDFDWDGLRGADTNVRPPLPLLDFPNTEMNSKPMWAPFAYPEPEAEPAAVPARLVEQWVRLEKRTLVPPRTLTLIDPTGRCGELADAVRAGAARQGAKIVDAPAAFDTAVVLLPQASDDTTESAVAELAAFADQSWLPDLAGVDDIWLVTTGGEAVTGEEQPDLFQAAAQAGFRCLAPEHLGVRFRHVDLAPGADAAASAKALLGAVHTAGEPELAIRAGGTYGKRLTVDEAAALDPGTPREIVIAGGTGKLGLDICERFARAGAGRITLISRSGGNADALARIAELRDLGSTEIVVRTGDVTDAESVRALAADHGAAPVDLLVHATVDYAAAAAELTPETVRAAAAAKLGALDNLLRELPLAEDGRVLLCSSLSATIGGRGHLLYAAVNRMLDAAAARLRAQGIACSSVQWGLWREVGADQADALAQISGTGLYPMDVDASIAAGFTGTAANALVVAADWGRVATLFEMFGFGPLFDQVRELEPPALPEPRHTARPTAEPVAETPAAAPQPEAAAPSPGGDTAERVRYALRSVMGMDATETIDGSTPLVALGLDSLQALDLRKRIESDLKRDVPVTAILGGASLDEVVSLLG
- a CDS encoding ABC transporter permease translates to MNALVDQSLVETGRLLRRWSRQQEVLTSTLVLPILLLLMYKLVLGKTLGAVGGVEPIYGFVPMIAVAGAMYGAMGTGMSLFGERESGLLRRFWVLPVHRGAGLIGRLLAECVRAFAATVVVIVVGMLLGLRFQNGWLGVFGVLAVPVIVIAGFTPLVVMVGVSRIGGQVTQIFAIVVLVGMFFNSGFVAVDNYPGWLQPIVAGQPMSCAIEAMRGFLLGGPIATPLLQTIAWSAGLIVVFGGLAVRGYRRAAES
- a CDS encoding ABC transporter permease; amino-acid sequence: MTSTDVMTDHVKSGAGDAAAEPSALRVPPGLQWSALSERGIRAAIREGDLVLGFASPLVFFVCFYVPLRKSMEAVGIDYAQYLLLLIVVQSMFFTSMFAGDRAAREVAGGMGTRLRAMPVRAWVPPAARMASNLVRALSALIGALVIGTIFGFRFHGIGPALVFVAVALAFGAALVVAADALGTYTANPELGATVLFAPQLLLVMMSTGFVPAEGFPGWIQPFVRNQPVSQVTDALRGLADGRFTAELTVAGVWIAGMLVFAAVVSVWVERKRR
- a CDS encoding daunorubicin/doxorubicin resistance ABC transporter ATP-binding protein DrrA, with the translated sequence MSGSDAAIVVESVEKSFGEVKALRGISFGVPAGSVLGVLGPNGAGKTTTVSVLSTLVKPDAGRATVAGFDVVTQAERVRESIMLTGQYAALDEMLTGRENLVLFGRLMGLRRKAARQRADELLERFTLTEAADRRVGQYSGGMRRRIDIACGLVRSPRVVFLDEPTTGLDPVSRQNLWTLVRELKQQGVTILLTTQYLEEADALSDNIIVVDKGTVIAEGTADELKARSGSSYCEVVPVDAGDVPAVVAALSELGACTVAESADRVSLPAPDGAVTLSEALNRITAADIELIDIALRRPSLDEVFIQLTKPAEAVEVSA
- a CDS encoding MFS transporter, producing MYKNSRGRPGAALTAVAVAQFMVALDMAVMNVALPSIRTDLGFAPLDLSWVVHIYALAFGGFLLLGGKSCDVFGRRRIFTGGLIVFGIASAAGGLAQGPWQLVAARAVQGVAAAAVAPAALATLTTTFPEGRARLRALGVWSAVNAAGGASGVLFGGLLTEYADWRWVMLINVPIVAVALVAVAAGVTRDARRGEREPLDYLGAVTATAGIGLLVVGVVRTEHYGWLSPVTGLTLAAGAVLFGGFLLVERRAVAPLVRLDLFGNRWVSGANIFVFLAAAGQFAAFYLMSLYMQQVLGLSAGMTGLAFVPFSVTVIAGTVLVTKSGRSPRFWLIVGGLVTAVGFLWFAQISPDGSVVADVLGPSIVSGFGMGLCLAPVATAATIGVTADEAGMASGVFNSSRQLGGSIGVAALATLAASRTTDPSDPATLNSGYAVALGAAALLFLAAAAVAALVLPAERTESIPPTDSGDELAPATR
- a CDS encoding cupin domain-containing protein, coding for MTIAPIDLFARALYFQPDGKVSDGERRMAGGSDGWHLGVFHVETDADVHADHWEMHPDSEEAVCCLSGSLRLYLRAEPDGDPETTVHLTAGTATIVPRGRWHRLTLDEPSDIMSIGVREGSELEPVAK